One region of Marivirga arenosa genomic DNA includes:
- a CDS encoding polysaccharide biosynthesis/export family protein — protein sequence MYKQNVILQTEADINSENFKNEIAKVEGAYKIQAGDRLNIEVYTNKGERVIDPNLELNSVTGAGAAGGGRFMPDKEFEVLPNGNVILPLVSEIEVQGYSIQELQEELQNQYSEYYIQPYVRIRPLNRRVVVLGAMGGQVVPLENEKMTVLEVLALAGGLNRDAKGRNIRLIRGPLDNPSVQVINLATIEGMTKANLQVLPNDIVYVEPVRRIFTESIRDIAPVVGMVTNLVTLFIVIQNLN from the coding sequence GTGTATAAGCAGAATGTTATTCTTCAAACCGAAGCTGATATTAACTCTGAAAACTTTAAAAATGAGATTGCTAAAGTAGAAGGAGCTTATAAGATTCAAGCTGGGGACCGGCTCAATATTGAAGTGTATACTAATAAAGGAGAAAGAGTTATAGATCCAAACTTAGAATTAAATTCTGTTACAGGTGCAGGAGCGGCAGGAGGAGGACGTTTCATGCCGGATAAAGAATTTGAGGTTTTACCAAATGGAAATGTGATATTACCATTAGTAAGTGAAATTGAGGTTCAAGGATATTCTATACAAGAGTTACAAGAAGAATTACAAAACCAATACTCTGAATACTATATCCAACCCTATGTTAGAATTCGACCTCTTAATAGAAGAGTGGTGGTATTAGGTGCTATGGGTGGTCAAGTTGTGCCACTTGAAAATGAAAAAATGACTGTATTAGAGGTGTTAGCTTTGGCGGGTGGTTTAAACAGAGATGCGAAAGGAAGAAATATTAGATTAATTAGAGGGCCTTTAGATAATCCATCAGTCCAAGTCATTAATTTAGCTACTATTGAAGGTATGACTAAAGCCAATTTACAAGTACTGCCCAACGATATTGTTTATGTAGAACCAGTAAGAAGGATATTTACTGAATCGATTCGAGATATTGCGCCAGTAGTAGGCATGGTTACAAATTTAGTTACTTTATTCATCGTGATTCAAAACCTGAATTAA
- the hflX gene encoding GTPase HflX, with product MQYNSDDEKREKKAVLVAIITQNQNEEKVNEYLDELAFLTSTLGAKTIKKFTQKLEKPDVRSFVGKGKLEEISAYVKAENADWIVFDDDLTPSQLRNLEKELKVKIYDRSLLILDIFLNRAQTAQAKTQVELARNQYLLPRLTRMWTHLERQRGGTATRGGAGEKEIETDKRIIRNTITKLKEKLAKIEKQSRTQRKSRGKIVRVAIVGYTNVGKSTLMTLLSKSDIKAENKLFATVDSTVRKVNFQDIPFLLSDTVGFIRKLPTHLIESFKSTLDEIREADILIHVVDVSHPTLDDHIQVVNQTLADIDASDKPTLLVFNKVDLLKDEEELSVKEKIKSLKNTYWNKEQNDVVFISAAKKQNIDELRYKLRKLVEAKHYTIFPNYLKNTYY from the coding sequence ATGCAATATAATTCTGATGATGAAAAAAGAGAGAAGAAGGCTGTATTAGTAGCCATTATTACTCAAAACCAAAATGAAGAAAAGGTTAATGAATACTTAGATGAATTGGCTTTTTTAACTTCTACTTTAGGTGCTAAAACCATTAAAAAATTTACTCAAAAGCTAGAGAAGCCAGATGTAAGAAGCTTTGTTGGCAAAGGAAAATTAGAAGAAATAAGTGCATATGTTAAGGCTGAAAATGCCGATTGGATTGTTTTTGATGACGATTTAACTCCATCGCAACTAAGAAACCTTGAGAAAGAACTAAAAGTAAAAATATACGATAGGAGTTTATTGATACTTGATATATTTTTAAATAGAGCACAAACAGCCCAAGCAAAAACACAAGTTGAGTTAGCCCGAAACCAATATTTACTCCCAAGATTAACCAGAATGTGGACACACTTGGAGAGACAGAGAGGGGGAACAGCCACAAGAGGCGGAGCCGGGGAGAAAGAAATAGAAACGGATAAAAGGATTATTCGAAACACTATTACGAAGCTGAAAGAAAAACTCGCTAAAATTGAAAAGCAAAGCAGAACACAGAGAAAATCTAGAGGTAAGATAGTACGTGTTGCTATTGTAGGTTATACCAATGTGGGGAAATCAACCTTGATGACTTTATTATCTAAATCTGATATTAAAGCAGAAAATAAATTATTTGCAACTGTTGATTCTACTGTAAGAAAAGTCAATTTTCAAGATATCCCATTTCTACTTTCTGATACGGTTGGCTTTATAAGAAAATTGCCAACTCACCTTATTGAATCATTTAAATCAACTTTAGATGAAATAAGGGAAGCAGATATATTAATTCATGTTGTAGATGTAAGTCACCCTACTTTAGATGATCATATTCAGGTGGTAAATCAAACCTTAGCAGATATTGATGCCAGTGATAAACCCACTTTATTAGTATTTAACAAAGTGGATTTATTAAAAGACGAGGAAGAATTGAGTGTTAAAGAAAAAATAAAATCCCTTAAAAATACGTATTGGAATAAAGAACAAAACGATGTGGTTTTCATTTCAGCAGCTAAAAAACAAAATATAGATGAGCTTAGATATAAGCTACGTAAACTCGTAGAAGCCAAACATTATACCATCTTTCCTAATTATTTAAAGAATACTTATTATTAA
- a CDS encoding glycosyltransferase family 4 protein, translating to MRIAITLNTSWNIFNFRMSLIRALQKDGHQVIAIAPHDEYTSKLIKAGCEFENVTMDSRGASPIRDLALTFELHNIYKRVRPDIILHYTIKPNIYGTLAAAKLGIPVINNVSGLGTIFLNDNWISKIALSLYRFSFKFPKKVFFQNHEDYQLFMDKKLIQRNICEVIPGSGIDIDEFYPQKYEEKPKDSPFEFLMISRLIIDKGIREYVSAAAILQERGMNAKFNLLGKLDELHSRGISSEELNDWIEEGYINYLGSTDDVRPYIKSSDCVVLPSYREGTPRTLLEAAASARPIVASNVPGCNNVVDHLYNGLLCKVKDEDDLALKMKQMFYMAPEERMKMGNKGRKVAERRFDHNRVIERYLKAIQQNGKYTPQLMPSYVNNL from the coding sequence ATGAGAATTGCTATTACCTTAAACACCTCTTGGAACATCTTTAATTTTAGAATGTCCTTAATTCGTGCCTTGCAAAAAGATGGCCATCAGGTGATTGCTATTGCTCCACATGATGAGTACACATCAAAGTTAATTAAAGCAGGTTGTGAGTTTGAAAATGTCACCATGGATAGTAGGGGAGCTAGTCCTATTCGGGATTTGGCTTTAACTTTCGAGCTTCATAATATCTATAAAAGAGTTCGTCCTGACATTATTTTACATTACACAATTAAGCCCAATATTTACGGAACACTTGCGGCAGCAAAATTAGGGATTCCAGTAATTAATAATGTAAGTGGATTAGGCACGATATTTTTGAATGACAATTGGATATCGAAAATAGCGCTATCACTTTACAGATTTTCATTTAAGTTTCCTAAGAAAGTGTTTTTTCAAAACCATGAAGATTATCAACTCTTTATGGATAAGAAATTAATCCAGAGAAATATTTGCGAGGTTATTCCTGGTTCTGGGATTGATATAGATGAATTTTATCCTCAGAAATACGAAGAAAAGCCAAAGGACTCGCCTTTTGAATTTCTAATGATTTCAAGATTAATTATTGATAAAGGCATAAGAGAATATGTGTCGGCAGCCGCAATTTTACAAGAGCGTGGAATGAACGCCAAATTCAATCTTCTAGGAAAACTAGATGAATTGCATTCCAGGGGAATTTCATCAGAGGAATTAAATGATTGGATTGAAGAAGGGTATATTAATTATCTTGGAAGTACTGATGACGTTCGTCCTTACATCAAATCATCCGATTGTGTAGTATTACCTAGTTACAGAGAAGGCACGCCAAGAACACTTTTGGAGGCAGCAGCCAGCGCACGGCCTATTGTAGCTTCAAATGTACCGGGATGTAATAATGTAGTAGATCATTTATATAATGGTTTACTATGTAAAGTTAAAGACGAGGATGACTTAGCCTTAAAAATGAAGCAAATGTTTTATATGGCGCCAGAAGAAAGGATGAAAATGGGAAACAAAGGAAGAAAGGTTGCAGAAAGAAGGTTTGATCACAATAGGGTTATAGAAAGATATTTAAAGGCAATTCAACAGAATGGCAAATATACACCTCAATTAATGCCTTCATATGTAAATAATTTATAA